A genomic region of Geothrix edaphica contains the following coding sequences:
- a CDS encoding thiamine pyrophosphate-dependent enzyme, translating into MVQSTLALGVEAVGCAAFDAGIKGAFGYPGTPSTEGFEAVELLIHGAQDGRVAQWAANEKVAYDLAMGMSYSGFRALVTMKHVGLNVAMDAYANSALTGVRGGLVLLVADDPGMHSSQNEQDSRRLAEFAWLPCLEPSTVQECYDFTLRAFELSEALQVPVMLRIVTRLAHCRAALARRAALAPAGLGPVPASAIQDWVLIPANARRRYVDLLEKQPRLMAEATPLNRLVPGSARRGVALSGMGRAYFGQLLHENPALADLPRLEIAAYPVDPGLEQAFLAQVDEVVVFEEDYPVLEERLGLRGTAKVRGRLDGALPRTGELTPRLLKGALGLEAPAGKAAAALELPIRGPRFCDGCGHVDAYEALQEALAQVGAPETRVFGDIGCYTLAAQEPMAAIHAVVEMGASISMAVGAALAGQTPSVAVIGDSTFGHSGLPALLTAADAGVNVTVMILDNRVVGMTGQQPSQALDQVERMVRGMGLQEDQLQVLLPVPRQHDANVAAVAAALRHPGLSVVVFRRECIQSIRRGVLKDHDRQERERCTTEVCS; encoded by the coding sequence ATGGTTCAGAGCACCCTCGCGCTGGGGGTCGAAGCGGTGGGATGTGCCGCCTTCGATGCCGGCATCAAAGGCGCGTTCGGTTATCCGGGCACGCCATCCACGGAGGGGTTCGAGGCGGTCGAGCTGCTCATCCATGGGGCCCAGGACGGCCGGGTGGCCCAGTGGGCCGCCAATGAGAAGGTGGCCTACGACCTGGCCATGGGCATGAGCTATTCGGGGTTCCGCGCCCTGGTGACCATGAAGCACGTGGGCCTGAACGTGGCCATGGACGCCTACGCCAACTCCGCCCTCACCGGCGTCCGCGGCGGCCTCGTGCTGCTGGTGGCGGATGACCCCGGCATGCACAGCAGCCAGAACGAGCAGGACAGCCGCCGCCTGGCGGAGTTCGCCTGGCTGCCCTGCCTGGAGCCCAGCACGGTCCAGGAATGCTACGACTTCACCCTCCGGGCCTTCGAGCTGTCCGAGGCCCTCCAGGTGCCCGTGATGCTGCGCATCGTGACCCGTCTGGCCCACTGCCGCGCGGCCCTGGCGCGACGGGCGGCCCTGGCGCCCGCCGGCCTGGGTCCCGTTCCGGCCTCCGCCATCCAGGACTGGGTGCTGATCCCCGCCAACGCCCGCCGCCGCTATGTGGACCTGCTGGAGAAGCAGCCCCGCCTGATGGCCGAAGCCACACCCCTGAACCGCCTCGTCCCCGGCTCCGCCCGCCGTGGCGTGGCCCTGTCGGGCATGGGCCGGGCCTACTTCGGCCAGCTGCTCCACGAGAACCCGGCCCTGGCGGACCTGCCCCGCCTGGAGATCGCCGCCTACCCCGTGGATCCGGGCCTGGAGCAGGCCTTTCTGGCCCAGGTCGACGAGGTGGTGGTCTTCGAGGAGGACTATCCGGTGCTGGAGGAGCGCCTGGGCCTGCGCGGCACCGCCAAGGTCCGCGGCCGCCTGGACGGCGCCCTGCCCCGCACGGGCGAACTCACGCCCCGCCTGCTGAAGGGTGCCCTCGGCCTGGAGGCCCCGGCCGGGAAGGCCGCGGCCGCCCTCGAGCTGCCCATCCGTGGCCCCCGCTTCTGCGACGGCTGCGGCCACGTGGACGCCTACGAGGCCCTGCAGGAGGCCCTGGCCCAGGTCGGCGCCCCGGAGACCCGCGTCTTCGGCGACATCGGCTGCTACACCCTGGCCGCCCAGGAGCCCATGGCGGCCATCCACGCGGTGGTGGAGATGGGCGCCAGCATCAGCATGGCCGTGGGTGCGGCCCTGGCGGGCCAGACGCCCTCCGTGGCCGTCATCGGCGATTCCACCTTCGGGCACAGCGGACTGCCGGCCCTGCTGACAGCCGCCGACGCCGGCGTGAACGTCACCGTGATGATCCTCGACAACCGCGTGGTGGGCATGACGGGCCAGCAGCCCAGCCAGGCCCTCGACCAGGTCGAGCGCATGGTGCGGGGCATGGGCCTCCAGGAGGACCAGCTCCAGGTGCTTCTGCCTGTGCCCAGGCAGCACGACGCCAATGTGGCGGCCGTCGCGGCCGCCCTGCGGCATCCCGGCCTCTCGGTGGTGGTGTTCCGCCGGGAGTGCATCCAGTCCATCCGCCGCGGCGTCCTGAAGGATCACGACCGCCAGGAGCGCGAGCGCTGCACCACCGAGGTCTGCTCATGA
- a CDS encoding indolepyruvate oxidoreductase subunit beta — MNVPRIHGIVLSGVGGQGVLSLAQILLEALRRSGLHALQSEIHGMSQRGGSVHAQVCYSEIPLTSPILDEGGADLLVALEPLEALRYVSMLRMNGHLVVAEEPQMDMAGYPPLDDVYAALKTVRGAHLVDTEDLARRLNHRQAGGMALLGMASKFLPVADAVWHEVIAQRFEAKGARVTEKNLEAFEAGRGLIHDPVGA; from the coding sequence ATGAACGTCCCCCGCATCCACGGCATCGTCCTGTCCGGCGTCGGCGGCCAGGGGGTGCTCTCCCTCGCCCAGATCCTGCTGGAGGCCCTGCGGCGCAGCGGCCTCCACGCCCTCCAGTCCGAGATCCACGGCATGAGCCAGCGGGGCGGCAGCGTCCACGCCCAGGTCTGCTACTCGGAGATCCCCCTCACCTCGCCCATCCTCGACGAAGGCGGTGCCGACCTGCTGGTGGCCCTCGAGCCCCTGGAGGCCCTGCGCTACGTGTCCATGCTCCGCATGAACGGACACCTGGTCGTGGCGGAGGAACCCCAGATGGACATGGCGGGCTACCCGCCCCTGGATGACGTCTACGCGGCCCTCAAGACCGTGCGCGGCGCCCACCTCGTCGACACCGAGGACCTGGCCCGCCGGCTCAACCACCGCCAGGCCGGCGGCATGGCCCTGCTGGGCATGGCCTCGAAATTCCTTCCCGTGGCTGACGCCGTCTGGCACGAGGTGATCGCCCAGCGCTTCGAAGCCAAGGGCGCGCGCGTCACCGAGAAGAACCTCGAGGCCTTCGAGGCCGGCCGCGGCCTGATCCACGACCCAGTGGGAGCCTGA